From Coregonus clupeaformis isolate EN_2021a chromosome 2, ASM2061545v1, whole genome shotgun sequence:
ctaggtggcaaaggtccagatggatattgtcatttatcggcgtagtaacaaacccccacctcgcAACCCATGTAACCCCAAAGATGATCACATCCCTCTTGTtggcagagagagaaaaaagcagTTTTAAAGTTCATTTCCTGAAATTCCACAAATGCCATGGAGCAAAGGGAAAATTTGgccgttttaaagctaatttcatgctattctacacagtttccatgtcttatgtgtgttcataTGATACCAGGAGTTGAATCCCAACCGAATTCCTGGGGTCCGTTTTGATCCCTTTCTGGGTCCGGTCCGTGGTCTGCCTATTGAATATGGTTGATAtaggccatttagcagacgcgtttATCCAAACTTAGTCATgcctgcatacatttttgtattggTGGCCCCCACGGGAGTCAAATCCACGCTCCTgaggttgcaagcgccatgccaactgagccacacagaacCACATCCCAGAATCTCATCCCGTTATTTCCTTTTATTGATCCCTTTGACATGACATCAGCATCGTTACTTCCTGTAATTCTCAGCATTACCCAGAATACATAAGTCCAGGAAGACAAAACCGAAACAGGTCACATAACTGGCCAGTGGAAAGAAAAATACATTTCACtgaggaaaataaatacatgaaaTGAGAACGAAACTTACGCTTAACTTGAAATGTGTAAAGTACGCCTTCCCTTGGCTAGCAGTGACAGAGTGCACATACTGTATGACCGTGACAACAAATTAAGTATCTTCAAGAAATAATGAACACAGACTTGGGTAAAAGATTTCTGAAAAATACAAAGCAATATTTATACCGCCTGGAAGATTGCTAGTGTAGAGTCAAACGCTGTTCAGTTTGACCGGTTTGTTTATGGGGTTTCTGTGTATAAAATACTGTACATATTGCTGATGGTTCCCTGGCAACCGTTGTGTGATAGAACACTGCTTTGACAAAAACAGTGTACTGTACCTTTAAGAGAAGCAAACGTGAGGGACAACAGTTTTATGGTAATTTTGGGTTTACTTTACAGCTAGTTTCCCATTggtccctccctctttccacaCATAAGAACAACCATTTTGAACATAACATAACCCGGACGGCTTAAAAGGAAATGTAATCGCTTTGGAAGTCCAAGTGACTGACCACCTGGGGCCAGAAGAAGTCCCAAATACTGTACAGTAGTACTCACTCAACACACTGTAGAGTGAGGGGAGACCGTCAAGGCTTCCCCTTTCACAGCAAACTAACAAGCCTGCTGGCGTTCCTGTCTAAAGAAATGCGTCTCTCCGTCTCCATCTGAAGGCAAGCGTTATGTACGTGAGTCTGTCTGTGCTTCACTGGATGAGGACACACGGAGAGACTAACGGCTTTGTCGTCTTCGGGCCAGTGACGGActcgtcgtgtgtgtgtgtgtgtgtgtgtgtgtgtgtgtgtgtgtgtgtatctttgggCTCAGCAAATGATTCCGGAACTGTGCAGAAAATATTGTCTACCCCCCTTATCAAATTAAATACAGATATAAAATAAAAGATGAATGACCCTTTTTCGGCATGCAAGGCCTGACACCGTCTGGTTACAACAACCAATGAGTTGTGAATGAATTAAACTCAGGCTTTACTTGAAAAGAGTTGAACTAGTAGAAAAGGAGGGATTTGAATCAAAGCAGGGTGGAGGAGAATCAATACAGAGGAAGATAAAGAATCCTGTCCTAAGTTGTTCCTGTCCTTTTGACCTTCTGTGAgtgacagagggggaggagaggatagagggatggacgGTATGAGGGGTGGGGTCGCTCTGTTCCATATACAATGttatagttcacccaaattacaaaatgacatattggtgTCCTTACCCTGTAAACAATCTATGGACaaagtatgacagcaatccatgcttttgtTTAGTTCCAatggcactgtttccaaatgctaatGTTTTAGCATTTGTAGCACAAATCCTAATATCGgtacttgaatgggatttgtgctacaaatgctaaaacattagcatttggaaacagtgccagggaaactaaaccaaagcatggattgttgtcataccttgtccatagactgtttacagggtaaggaaaccaatgtgtcattttgtaatttgggtgaactgtccctttaagagGGTAGGTTGAGGGGCGTTGGAAGGTGTTGTGGGGGCGGATGTGCTGTATGTGAGTGTGTCAAAATAACACAGTTCTGTTTCAAGGTGTTGGTAAGTAGCTGTTTCCTTCGCGGTGGTTGTGCCCCATGAGGGTGTTGGGGGGCGTCAGGGTCAGGTCAAAGGTCAAAGGTTGTAGATCGAAGGTCAATTCTGCTCCAGGTCATCTGCCGTGGGCGTGTTGTAGCTCTGGAAGAGGGGCTGCATGAACAGCCCCAACGTCCCGGTAATGCACACGAACACAAATATCCACAGGAACAGCCGGTCAATCACCATGGCAACGTACTTCCAGTCCTCGATGACCTGTGGCAGGAAACAAAAAGAGCAGTACACGATTTAAGACTCTTTGACAATACAAGACAACAGAAGGACAACAATATTGGGTCAAAACTATTGAAAGGGCTCAGAGTGAATAGACATACAAACTGTCAGAAATAAAATGTGATGTACTATATCTGCTGTGAATGTCACCTCTGCTCAAATCATCTCAAGGCTTtcgctcctcacacacacacacaaggtagaATCACATTCAAActtatgcacacacactcaccccctcATCGTTATCCTCAATCTTCATCTTCTCTGCGACGTAGCGCACCCCGTCCACAGCCTCCTCAACGTCTGCATGACACTTCACCGTCATCCTCTTCCTGAACTCTGTGTTCTCTGACAGGTCGCTGATCTTCCAGCCGTACCGCTTGGCTGACTCCTCGTTCACATAGAAGGAGTCAGCCCCGCCCATCCCGGACCCCCCTGCCACCCCCATCCCCCCCGCGGCCACCGCCACTGCCCCGTCTCTCAGCTTCAGGTCGGAGTAGGAGCGCCGCTGGTGCTTCTGGCGGAACCTCTCCCGGATGTTGGAGCTGCCCGGCCGACGCATAaacaggaaggaggggaggcgGTGCAGGAAGAGGCGCTTAACCCAGCGGGGCATGGTGTGTGTGGAGGGCGTGCGGTGGTGCACgttgagcacacacacactggtgacgATGGAGAAGGTGACCAGCACCATGGCAAACATCAGATACTTCCCTATGAGAGGGACAGCTAGAGACGTAGGCGGGACGATCTTGGAGATCAGCAGCAGGAACACAGTGAGGGCCAGGAGGACAGATATACAGAGCGTCATCTTCTCTCCACAGTCAGACGGCAGGTAGAACACTAAGATAGCCAGAGATGTAATCAACACACAGGGGATTATTAGATTGATGGTGTAGAACAGTGGCTTGCGCTTGATGATGAAGTCATAGGTGATATCCAGGTAGGTGATGTCAGAGGGATCTTCGTTCTTGCGACCCGGCAGAGACACAATGTCCCACTCGCCGCTGGGCTTGAAGTCATCACGGCTGGCGAAGTCACTGAGCAGGATCAGGTCGATCTCCGTGTGGTCGTAGGTCCAGGACCGGAACTTGAGGGTGCAGTTCTGTTGGTCGAAGGGGAAGTCGCGGACCTCGATCTTGCAGGCCGACTTGTAGATGGCGGGGGGCAGCCAGTACACCTCTCCATTGTTGGAGACCAATGCGTTGGAGTAGAACGACAC
This genomic window contains:
- the LOC121533652 gene encoding neuronal acetylcholine receptor subunit beta-2-like, with product MAAPVTAALALLVLTVATALGAEIEERLVTHLLSPERYNKLIRPAVNKSQQVTIHIQVSLAQLINVNEREQIMTTNCWLTQVWNDYRLVWDPEEYEGIKKVRLPSQHIWLPDIVLYNNADGNYEVSFYSNALVSNNGEVYWLPPAIYKSACKIEVRDFPFDQQNCTLKFRSWTYDHTEIDLILLSDFASRDDFKPSGEWDIVSLPGRKNEDPSDITYLDITYDFIIKRKPLFYTINLIIPCVLITSLAILVFYLPSDCGEKMTLCISVLLALTVFLLLISKIVPPTSLAVPLIGKYLMFAMVLVTFSIVTSVCVLNVHHRTPSTHTMPRWVKRLFLHRLPSFLFMRRPGSSNIRERFRQKHQRRSYSDLKLRDGAVAVAAGGMGVAGGSGMGGADSFYVNEESAKRYGWKISDLSENTEFRKRMTVKCHADVEEAVDGVRYVAEKMKIEDNDEGVIEDWKYVAMVIDRLFLWIFVFVCITGTLGLFMQPLFQSYNTPTADDLEQN